One Vibrio taketomensis DNA window includes the following coding sequences:
- the cysK gene encoding cysteine synthase A: MSKIYEDNSLTIGNTPLVRLNKVSKGNVLAKIEARNPSFSVKCRIGANMIWDAEKQGKLKPGVELVEPTSGNTGVALAFVAAARGYKLTLTMPESMSLERRKLLKALGAKLELTEAAKGMKGAIAKAEEIVASNPEKYLLLQQFDNPANPQIHEKTTGPEIWEATDGAIDVLVAGVGTGGTITGTSRYIKGEKGKAITSVAVEPAESPVIAQALAGQDIQPAPHKIQGIGAGFIPGNLDLELVDRVESVTSDDAIEMARRLMEEEGILAGISSGAAVVAANRIAELPEFAGKTIVVVLPSSGERYLSTALFAGIFTEKENQQ, encoded by the coding sequence ATGAGCAAAATCTACGAAGACAACTCACTGACTATCGGCAACACGCCACTTGTTCGTTTAAACAAAGTATCGAAAGGAAACGTACTGGCTAAGATTGAAGCGCGTAACCCGAGCTTTAGCGTTAAATGTCGTATCGGCGCAAACATGATTTGGGATGCTGAAAAACAAGGCAAACTAAAACCAGGTGTTGAGCTAGTTGAACCAACCAGTGGTAATACAGGCGTCGCCCTCGCATTCGTTGCAGCTGCTCGCGGCTACAAATTGACACTGACGATGCCTGAATCAATGAGTCTTGAGCGTCGTAAGCTACTCAAAGCCCTAGGTGCAAAACTTGAGCTGACCGAAGCGGCGAAAGGTATGAAAGGCGCTATCGCTAAAGCAGAAGAGATCGTCGCAAGCAACCCAGAAAAATATCTTCTACTACAACAGTTTGATAACCCTGCAAACCCACAGATTCACGAAAAAACTACAGGACCAGAGATTTGGGAAGCGACAGATGGTGCGATCGATGTATTAGTGGCTGGTGTCGGCACGGGCGGTACTATTACGGGTACGAGCCGTTACATCAAGGGTGAAAAAGGTAAAGCGATTACATCTGTCGCTGTTGAACCTGCAGAATCACCAGTTATTGCCCAAGCACTAGCAGGACAAGACATTCAACCTGCACCACATAAAATTCAAGGTATCGGTGCTGGTTTTATCCCTGGCAACCTAGATTTGGAATTAGTTGACCGAGTCGAATCAGTAACCTCAGATGATGCAATTGAAATGGCACGCCGACTAATGGAAGAAGAAGGTATCCTTGCTGGCATCTCATCGGGCGCGGCAGTAGTTGCAGCCAACAGAATTGCGGAACTACCTGAATTTGCAGGAAAAACAATTGTCGTCGTACTACCAAGCTCGGGTGAGCGTTACCTAAGTACAGCGCTATTTGCAGGTATCTTTACAGAGAAAGAAAACCAACAGTAA
- a CDS encoding HPr family phosphocarrier protein encodes MYEKQVEITAENGLHTRPAAQFVKEAKAFDADITVTSNGKSASAKSLFKLQTLGLVKGTVVTISAEGPQAQQAVDHLVALMDTLH; translated from the coding sequence ATGTACGAGAAGCAAGTTGAAATCACTGCAGAAAACGGCCTTCACACTCGTCCTGCTGCGCAATTCGTAAAAGAAGCAAAAGCGTTTGACGCTGACATCACTGTGACTTCAAACGGCAAAAGCGCTAGCGCAAAGAGCCTATTCAAGCTACAAACTCTTGGCCTAGTTAAAGGTACTGTTGTAACAATTTCAGCAGAAGGTCCTCAAGCTCAACAAGCTGTAGACCACCTAGTTGCTCTAATGGATACACTACACTAA